A stretch of the Aphis gossypii isolate Hap1 chromosome 2, ASM2018417v2, whole genome shotgun sequence genome encodes the following:
- the LOC114129576 gene encoding ubiquitin carboxyl-terminal hydrolase puf isoform X2, giving the protein MCECETCIEFSKLLKPYRDASAKNDFSCVILSKSEVNQLVVFVQAFMQRQCLGGFQDRKNYEQFQWITQCFVLLMTNLLKSYKGQDNIIYPARDDDDAESSRKWENLLANFKDEELQWTLAEMEKPLHLMTKVFLMNFPLYVAVKQYPHYKTEEVTQQEVSAMNHYCDVQEIDMPLLLLRTVNMFCRVGGLEAIMSCFDYESLPLTIANPIVILACNVKLWLNYHTNVHVFVPLRSKVLRFMCNLSDKELRTPAAKTMADFMWSSNKDGHTSNLDKDGLELAFKYFTSPTLTMRLAGISQINSHIGSLNELVHVTAATLSTSSQSNDMVTIEQIGHNLATWLVHRKIISHVFGPNLHVEVIKQCSITLNFLASEGKITNEHIDTIWQAAQLKHCSKQVFDLLPGFIKHLEPAPVLHLYHLLRKLEPKEHTEQSLFLASALTKFIWSSMATTARSHEFSIPKMSRIVSIRDGRRIVRSNDMSTSENSASLNSNSEGESSDERSDMSDGPTPRKKPKKENIFVYSDNVLEGAKIEEIDDDFDINEKDIIRPSKPLGMCKIRHCVRKKAMRDTRMRVMKPCNSSDEDSDKVQINHCKLVKGSKLQKPRGKINNHKKIRNLKMRCIRTDCTEDDSESEGEEDDDEEDEDEDEDIEDEDSESMEAMEIGISPIDTTSDQQVPSTLINRQMLEDYSGDENSMSSRMSNKSDKNMADFDGEDSGCDEELLQLAARAQTHLSTQQLNHMAFHSNFQTSKNVHPCTQNITTTISNQFNIENVCKPGSTLLWDLLQDDNITLLGESLALEAEKALFNLVCFNTDRAIRMKFIEGCLENIQKNKSVVISLRLLPKLFASFHQFRGASLANLNVGMDTRQVTLWAVKHHSMIDRVFNNFREYCKQHADNSFEDSGFYSHQIHIEARLQFLTHIYSSIGLPDTIKLTIDELDTLWNCLVSDEICRDELFNWLLRQVRCREQHTFNVETLTHLYCEKLLSLAPESYTMTALSLFTQLCNMAQQQVSSDYLLLARNGHAAAMEHLSRIALKASNNDVSMAAIQYINNYYMMNLQLDKEDKFISECVSNLSVAADTLNDKEESSLLYIQRALLLLKTHLETFKRKYAYHLRKWTLEGHGIMSHVIQNDKNAATIRLNISPAMLDEKLTLDMPSTDYIADMRAEIAHWWESQNDNLAVQKISSDGNIRMIALGQEITSDFDEKTIQETGLKDNQIIYLSLSTSRKKKLGDQDLPGSTQFVPTKESSPTLLLLQPKNFEVLFGLMHTLGSMKTIDEEENELLHGKAQVLSRSVWDILTILPTSPSMLECFKHFPTHESKEKCQVWLKKDLDPSNLQKLMYSLYIVESLVQVGVEKNSDEDEMMLEVSTNGLSNSWGEYFIEKGGLEHLFTILLSGTLQGNSEWHQDCLAHLLKLLCQLGVSPNDRRQLDQFEGLGFDPYFRPRKSHIKKQANLVVPKLNKEMLKLMKIDLVIPRLMSILNELSYPGHPKDIKTGFWGRAQVIHFLMTLVLSWSHSVNGICEALLESNQFSMWLCNLVLEDPDPLVRHEICVALYRLCAVPPANRTAATLLLSQLIKFLDKAECMQPQNIRHENSMRITDEDKLNYGPACRDYFWLMCRLVNCLPNDIIQESIKFPPKCIIDIEALAIRVWESIASRDFIETHYSGLQDDGLIGLLNLMSNILGHKPPFKFSKHSHKVLDTVFEFLFALPDPQNRQLPKCKSESARSSAYDLLVELVKETPKNYEYLYKKLLEQHSNDLNRLPYLWDYWPHDDGRSSCGYVGLTNLGATCYMASCMQHLFMMPQARRSILEAKCDESNKHASILVELKRMFAYLLESERKTYNPRSFCKVYTMDQQLLNTGEQKDMAEFFIDLVSKLEEMTPELKTLVKTLFGGVISNNVVSLDCDHVSRTLEEFYTVRCQVADMRNLYESLDEVTLKDTLDGDNMYTCSQCEKKVRAEKRACFKKLPQILCFNTMRYTFNMVTMMKEKVNTHFSFPMILDMSGYVEKHLMPQHYLEEKEMNENKGTERLDENYQYELIGVTVHTGTADGGHYYSFIRNRERTNKSQTPSTDQWYLFNDAEVKLFDASQLAAECFGGEMTSKTYDSVTDKYMDLSFEKTNSAYMLFYELVKPTDPEIEEHNTSNDIEMCPPIKLSSELEGWIWRDNRQFLQDKNIFESAYFQFMWQICACIPQSLEDTDELAELATKLTSAFFLETYIHAKERSTLMQWTDLLTKQFSASQSGSEWFLQQMSVDGWWPLKIFIKCPNQIIRQTFLKLCMHVIQQTRPYICFFNDTFMNNDKSEYMKPCVSCLTSFIRTVVSLMEQNIKNCIRNMTEYFAMLHEFSKLGDEESKFLIAIQCITTVVNFYLSLKGHEFNDNPNNINGADCEEEEEDIIPMSNADRNKPPLSLEKLIALVVSLVEKSRNISGQLELSDNDLYVLQGMKGFPFIIQQVKDNTNLHMTKNLIFSLCRNDSSQKNALLANEIISQILNIIQKNVNNSEITQPFFKMLTLLSEGSVSGNGGLPSFTEFILRLLWQSTENGPQVALEWLGLQVPRNKQVSAWVLNGMDTWVERFLLAHGNARVRSAASMLLVSLVPNTQFRQAYRSARGMCTLQKEVLLASDAKETLHEIFKFLLNLLKMAKEYTDTTQHGSSKLTAYFVLLNYFLISRTEKLMFGPHLVELWQLFHPKLSEPAIAIHHNKQSLLMLFYNVLSDCIENVQILVQDPYFVKNIAFNYILADHDDQEVVIFNRTMLPAYYGLLRICCQHSRIFSRQLAGHQNISWAFKNISPHPTQYAAAVDELFKLLQLFIKKFPDSTDQEIIEINQYRRETIQLYVSNLDGKAGWGTLIPVAKILLENDEDKLYFIHNRGLEMCFEGFQTLHNMYHEATACHVTGDLIDMLALIVDITKCLQKSHEQNKLTEKETPRTIILTYKEWPDLLRKLVTLLNTYNPKEMRQSVLDLLKVLVVLMPMEVINVLQPILTHCHAVCMDSNNGMPIGPYFPRRGHKVPMLSLKSNTRPIRPMVQMALTHNQLDLTKGCDPHYDTELSAFYAPYHDFIDVMCRTAVNNDCLTEPLVALNAMIGYESIPLHHTFFPKFWLDVHNMNGSNLPYLRLLSKNNYFVDYLESTLIEERLSLNNDVIYDFVRTFFPEMAASVLSHHTFELLESVIYNLPNDLEKLGELETEKRMLSNLRALRVCSLVKPPVQELKVVLNNIKMAAQKLIDKMCPSTSEETDEKDEDEQLSLLRSIEITATEFIDAIPLPKHENLPSDLEDKDIAGPPDKT; this is encoded by the exons TTGCAAATCCAATTGTTATACTTGCTTGTAATGTAAAACTATGGCTAAACTATCATACAAATGTTCATGTATTTGTTCCATTGAGGTCAAAAGTTCTAAGGTTTATGTGTAACTTATCTGATAAGGAATTGAGAACTCCTGCAGCTAAAACTATGGctg attttatgtGGAGTTCAAACAAGGATGGACATACTTCTAATTTAGATAAAGATGGTCTTGAATTggcatttaagtattttacatcCCCGACTTTAACGATGAGGCTAGCAGGAATATCTCAAATCAATAGCCATATAGGATCCTTAAATGAACTTGTTCATGTGACTGCAGCAACATTATCAACATCATCACAATCCAATGATATGGTTACTATCGAACAGATTGGACACAATTTAGCAACTTGGCTTGTTCATCGTAAAATTATATCTCATGTATTTGGGCCAAATTTACATGTTGAA gtAATTAAACAGTGTAGTAttacacttaattttttagcTTCAGAAGGTAAAATTACTAATGAACATATTGATACAATTTGGCAAGCAGCACAGTTAAAACATTGTAGTAAAcaagtttttgatttattacctGGTTTTATCAAACACTTAGAACCTGCTCCTGTTTTACACTTATATCATTTACTAAGAAAATTAGAACCAAAAGAGCATACTGaacaa agCTTATTTTTGGCATCAGCTCTTACCAAATTTATTTGGTCAAGTATGGCAACTACAGCACGAAGTCATGAATTTTCCATTCCAAAAATGTCAAGGATTGTAAGTATACGTGATGGCCGTAGAATAGTGCGTTCTAATGATATGAGTACATCAGAAAATAGTGCTAGTCTTAATAGCAATTCTGAGGGTGAATCTAGTGATGAACGAAGTGATATGAGCGATGGTCCAACTCCTAggaaaaaacctaaaaaagaaaacatttttgtttattctgATAATG TTTTAGAAGGAGCAAAAATAGAAGAAATAGATGatgattttgatattaatgaaaaagatattattagaCCATCTAAACCATTAGGTATGTGCAAAATAAGGCATTGTGTCAGAAAGAAAGCAATGAGAGATACAAGAATGAGAGTTATGAAACCATGTAACTCTAGTGATGAAGATTCAGATAAAGttcaaataaatcattgtaaactAGTAAAAGGAAGCAAACTTCAAAAACCAAgaggaaaaattaataacc acaaaaaaatacgaaatctTAAAATGAGATGTATTAGAACTGATTGTACTGAAGATGATTCTGAATCTGAAGGCGAAGAAGACGATGACGAGGAAGATGAAGATGAAGATGAAGATATTGAAGATGAAGATAGTGAATCAATGGAAGCCATGGAAATTGGAATATCACCCATTGATACTACTTCAGACCAGCAAGTACCATCTACACTTATAAATAGACAAATGCTAGAAGATTATAGTGGAGATGAGAACAGTATGTCATCACGTATGTCAAATAAATCTGACAAAAATATGGCTGATTTTGATGGAGAGGATTCTGGCTGTGACGAGGAATTATTGCAACTTGCTGCACGTGCTCAGACTCACTTATCAACACAACAGTTAAACCATATGGCATTCCATTCTAATTTTCAAACCAGTAAAAATGTGCATCCTTGTACtcaaaatataactacaaCAATATCTAACCAGTTCAATAtagaaaatgtttgtaaaccTGGTTCAACTTTATTGTGGGATTTACTTCaagatgataatatt acaCTCTTGGGTGAATCATTAGCTTTGGAAGCAGAAAAAGCattgtttaatttagtatGTTTTAATACTGATCGTGCTATCCGAATGAAATTTATTGAAGGCTGTTTAgagaatatacaaaaaaataa atctGTAGTTATTTCATTAAGATTATTACCTAAGCTGTTTGCATCGTTTCATCAATTCCGAGGAGCTTCATTAGCTAACCTTAATGTTGGGATGGATACCCGTCAGGTGACTCTCTGGGCTGTTAAACATCACAGTATGATTGATCgagtatttaacaattttcggGAGTATTGTAAACAACATGCCGATAACTCATTTGAAGATTCAGGATTTTACTCTCATCAAATTCATATAGAAGCTAGGTTACAATTTTTGACTCATATATATTCTTCAATTGGACTTCCAGATACTATTAA GCTAACTATTGATGAACTGGATACATTATGGAATTGTTTGGTATCTGATGAAATTTGTCgagatgaattatttaattggttaTTACGTCAAGTCCGTTGTCGGGAACaacatacatttaatgttGAAACTTTGACACATTTGTACTgtgaaaaattgttatcattagCACCAGAAAGTTATACTATGACTGCTCTCAGCTTATTTACACAACTATGTAATATGGCTCAACAACAGGTATCCAGTGATTATTTGTTGTTAGCAAGAAATGGACATGCAGCTGCTATGGAACACTTATCAAGAATTGCATTAAAAGCATCAAATAATG ATGTAAGCATGGCtgctatacagtatataaacaattattatatgatgaaTTTACAACTTGATAAGGAAGACAAGTTTATTAGTGAGTGTGTATCAAATTTGTCTGTAGCTGCTGATACTTTAAATGATAAAGAAGAATCCAGTCTTCTTTATATACAACGGGCtttgttacttttaaaaactcaTTTAGAAACATTTAAGAGAAAGTATGCTTATCATTTAAGAAAATGGACTTTAGAAGGACATGGTATTATGAGCCATGTAATTCAGAATGATAAAAATGCAGCAactattagattaaatatcaGTCCTGCTATGTTAGATGAAAAATTAACTCTTGACATGCCTAGTACAGACTATATAGCTGATATGAGAGCTGAAATAGCTCATTGGTGGGAAAGTCAGAATGATAATTTAGCTGTTCAAAAAATATCTTCAGATGGTAATATACGAATGATTGCATTAGGCCAAGAAATAACATcagattttgatgaaaaaaccATTCAAGAAACTGGATTAAAAGATAaccaa ataatatacttatcatTGAGTACTTCTCGTAAGAAGAAACTTGGTGACCAAGATTTACCAGGATCTACGCAATTTGTACCAACTAAAGAGAGTTCACCGACATTATTGCTTTTGCAGCCTAAAAACTTTGAAGTACTGTTTGGTCTCATGCATACTCTTGGATCAATGAAAACAATTGATGAAGaagaa aATGAATTATTACACGGAAAAGCTCAAGTATTATCAAGAAGTGTTTGGGATATTTTGACTATTCTTCCAACTAGTCCTTCAATGTTAGAATGTTTTAAACACTTTCCGACTCAtgaatcaaaagaaaaatgtcaagtttggttaaaaaaagatttagatccatcaaatttacaaaaattaatgtattcattatatattgtcGAGTCATTAGTTCAGGTAggtgttgaaaaaaattcagaTGAAGATGAAATGATGTTAgag gtatcaaCAAATGGATTATCTAATTCTTGgggtgaatattttattgaaaaaggaGGTTTAGAACATCTCTTTACTATTTTGTTATCCG gtaCACTTCAGGGTAACAGTGAATGGCATCAAGATTGCTTGGctcatttacttaaattacttTGTCAACTTGGTGTGTCACCAAATGATAGGCGGCAGTTAGATCAATTTGAAGGACTAGGTTTTGATCCTTATTTTCGGCCAAGAAAATCACACATTAAAAAGCAAGCTAATCTAGTTGTGCCAAAACTTaacaaa gaaaTGTTAAAACTTATGAAGATAGATTTGGTGATACCTAGATTGATGAGTATTTTAAATGAGTTATCTTATCCTGGACACCCTAAAGATATAAAAACTGGCTTTTGGGGTCGTGCTcaagttattcattttttaatgactttaGTTTTATCGTGGTCTCACAGTGTAAATGGTATTTGTGAAGCACTTTTAGAATCTAATCAATTCTCCATGTGGCTTTGCAATCTCGTTCTTGAAGATCCAGATCCATTAGTTAGACATGAAATATGTGTTGCGTTATATCGACTTTGCGCTGTACCTCCAGCAAATCGTACCGCAGCTACATTACTTTTATCTCAGTTAATTAAGTTCCTAGATAAGGCTGAATGCATGCAACCACAAAATATAAGACATGaa AATTCAATGAGGATTACTGATGAAGATAAACTTAATTATGGACCAGCTTGCCGAGATTATTTTTGGCTTATGTGTCGACTTGTTAATTGCTTACCAAATGACATCATTCAAG aaagtattaaatttccaccaaaatgtattattgatattgaagCATTGGCAATACGTGTTTGGGAATCAATTGCATCTAgagattttattgaaacacaTTATAGTGGCCTCCAGGATGATGGTTTAATTGGActcttaaatttaatgtcaaaTATACTGGGACATAAACCtccttttaaatttagtaaacatAGTCATAAAGTTTTAGACACG gttTTTGAGTTCTTGTTTGCTTTGCCTGATCCTCAGAATCGACAGTTGCCTAAATGTAAATCTGAAAGTGCTCGATCTTCAGCTTATGATTTATTAGTTGAATTAGTAAAAGAAACTCCCaaaaactatgaatatttatacaaaaaattattagaacagCATAgtaatg atttAAATCGACTTCCATATTTATGGGATTATTGGCCTCATGATGATGGTCGATCTAGTTGTGGGTATGTTGGTTTAACAAATCTTGGTGCCACTTGTTATATGGCCTCTTGTATGcagcatttatttatgatgCCACAAGCAAGACGATCTATACTTGAAGCAAAATGTGATGAGTCTAATAAACATGCATCCATATTGGTCGAGCTAAAGAGAATGTTCGCTTATTTATtg gAAAGCGaaagaaaaacttataatcCTCGTAGCTTTTGTAAAGTTTATACAATGGATCAACAACTTTTAAATACTGGTGAACAAAAGGACATGgctgaattttttattgaccTTGTATCTAAACTAGAAGAAATGACTCCTGAATTAAAAACACTTGTTAAAACATTGTTTGGAGGTGTAATTAGCAATAATGTTGTTTCATTG GATTGTGACCATGTTAGTAGAACTTTAGAAGAGTTTTACACTGTAAGATGTCAAGTAGCGGATATGAGAAATTTGTATGAATCTCTCGATGAAGTTACATTAAAAGATACTTTAGATGgggataatatgtatacttgtTCTCAGTGTGAGAAGAAAGTTCGTGCAGAAAAAAG GGcttgtttcaaaaaattaccACAAATTCtttgttttaatacaatgagatatacatttaatatggtAACTATGATGAAAGAAAAAGTAAACACCCACTTTTCATTTCCCATGATACTTGACATGTCTGGGTATGTTGAAAAACACTTGATGCCTCAGCATTATCTGGAAGAAAAAgaaatgaatgaaaataaaggAACAGAGCGATTGGATGAAAACTATCAATATGAACTAATTGGTGTTACAGTTCATACAGGAACAGCAGATGGGGGTCATTATTATAGCTTTATACGAAACCGAGAACGTACAAATAAGTCTCAAACACCAAGTACTGATCAATGgtatttattcaatgatgcagaagtaaaattgtttgatgCTAGCCAGTTAGCAGCTGAATGCTTTGGTGGAGAAATGACG agtaAAACCTATGATTCAGTAACAGACAAGTACATGGACTTgagttttgaaaaaacaaacagtgcttatatgttattttatgaactTGTTAAGCCAACAGATCCAGAAATTGAAGAACATAATACTTCTAATGATATAGAAATGTGTCCaccaataaaattaagtagtgAATTAGAAGGATGGATTTGGAGAGATAATAGACAATTTTtacaagataaaaatatatttgaaagtgCTTATTTTCA ATTTATGTGGCAAATATGTGCATGTATTCCTCAATCTTTAGAAGATACAGATGAATTAGCTGAACTTGCTACAAAATTAACTTCagctttttttttggaaacttATATACATGCTAAAGAACGT tctaCTTTAATGCAATGGACAGACTTGTTAACTAAGCAGTTTAGTGCTTCACAATCGGGTTCTGAATGGTTTCTACAACAAATGAGTGTTGATGGATGGTGGCcacttaagatttttattaaatgtccaaatcaaataataagacAGACATTTCTTAAATTGTGTATGCATGTAATTCAGCAAACTag gccatatatttgttttttcaatgatacttttatgaataatgataaaagtGAATATATGAAACCTTGTGTATCATGTCTAACTTCATTTATCCGTACAGTAGTATCttta atggaacaaaatatcaaaaattgtattcgtaATATGACTGAATATTTTGCAATGTTACATGAATTTAGTAAATTAGGTGATGAAGAAAGCAAATTTCTGATAGCTATTCAATGTATTACTACAGTTGTTAACTTTTACTTGAGTTTAAAAGGACATGAATTT aatgataatcctaataatattaatggtgCTGACTGTGAAGAGGAAGAAGAAGACATAATTCCAATGTCAAATGCAGATCGAAATAAGCCACCTTTATctcttgaaaaattaattgctCTAGTAGTTTCATTGGTAGAAAAATCAAGAAATATTAGTGGTCAATTAGAGCTATCAGACAATGATTTGTATGTTTTACAAGGAATGAag gggTTTCCATTTATAATTCAACAAGTGAaagataatacaaatttacacatgacaaaaaatcttatattttctttatgcCGTAATGATTCATCACAAAAGAATGCTTTACTTGCTAATGAAATTATCagccaaattttaaatatcatacaaaaaaatgttaataattctGAA ATTACTCAgccatttttcaaaatgttaactttacTATCTGAAGGTAGTGTTAGTGGTAATGGTGGATTACCATCTTTTACTGAATTCATATTAAGACTTTTATGGCAGTCAACTGAAAATGGGCCCCAAGTAGCATTAGAATGGCTTGGTCTCCAAGTGCCTCGAAACAAGCAAGTATCTGCTTGGGTACTTAATGGTATGGACACATGGGTTGAACGATTTTTATTAGCACATGGAAATGCTCGAGTTCGATCAG ctgCCAGTATGTTATTGGTATCATTGGTTCCAAATACTCAATTTCGACAAGCATATAGATCAGCAAGGGGCATGTGTACATTACAAAAAGAAGTATTATTGGCATCAGATGCAAAGGAAACACTGcatgaaatattcaaatttcttttaaatctcTTAAAAATGGCTAAAGAATATACAGATACAACCCAACATGGATCATCTAAACTAACTGCCTACTTTGTTTTgctcaattattttttgatatcaagaacagaaaaattaatg tttgGACCACATTTAGTTGAACTTTGGCAATTATTTCATCCAAAACTTTCTGAACCAGCCATAGCAATACATCATAACAAACAAAGCTTATTGATGTTATTCTATAATGTTTTATCAGATTGTATAGAAAATGTGCAAATACTTGTTCAAGATCCGTactttgtgaaaaatatagcattcaattatatttt AGCTGATCATGACGACCAAGAAGTGGTAATTTTCAATCGCACCATGTTACCAGCATATTATGGCCTTTTAAGAATATGTTGTCAACATTCTAGAATATTTTCTAGGCAATTGGCTGGGCATCAAAATATTAGTTGGGCTTTTAAGAACATTTCTCCACACCCTACTCAATATGCAGCT gcTGTTGATGAATTGTTTAAACTATtgcaactatttattaaaaaattcccGGATTCAACTGATcaagaaattattgaaataaaccaATATAGAAGAGAAACAATACAGTTATATGTATCAAACTTAGATGGAAAAGCTGGCTGGGGTACTTTAATACCAGTTGCTAAAATTCTTTTGGAAAATGATgaggataaattatattttattcataaccgTGGCTTGGAAATGTGTTttgaa GGTTTTCAAACATTACATAACATGTACCATGAAGCTACTGCTTGCCATGTAACTGGTGACTTAATTGATATGCTTGCCTTAATTGTTGATATCACAAAGTGTTTACAAAAAAGTCATGAACAGAACAAATTGACTGAAAAAGAAACACcacgtactataatattgacttATAAAGAATGGCCAGATTTGTTAAGAAAATTAGTTACATtacttaatacatacaatCCTAAAGAAATGAGACAATCAGTATTAG atctaCTTAAAGTACTTGTTGTATTAATGCCTATGGAAGTTATTAATGTACTTCAACCAATATTAACACATTGCCATGCTGTATGTATGGACAGTAATAATGGTATGCCTATTGGTCCATATTTTCCTCGTCGTGGACATAAAGTGCCCATGCTaagtttaaaatcaaacacTAGGCCTATTAGACCTATGGTTCAAATGGCTTTAACACATAACCAATTAGACTTAACTaaa ggcTGTGATCCTCATTATGATACAGAATTATCTGCATTTTATGCACCATATCACGATTTTATTGATGTGATGTGTCGTACTGCTGTTAATAATGACTGTTTGACTGAACCTCTTGTAGCACTTAATGCAATGATTGGTTATGAATCTATTCCTTTACATCATACTTTTTTCCCAAAGTTTTGGCtcgatgtacataatatgaat ggttCTAACTTACCGTATTTAAGAttgttatctaaaaataattactttgtgGACTATTTGGAATCTACACTTATTGAGGAACgtctaagtttaaataatgatgttatatatgattttgttAGAACTTTTTTTCCGGAG ATGGCTGCTAGTGTACTATCACATCACACTTTTGAATTATTGGAAAGTGTTATATATAACTTGCCAAATGACTTGGAAAAATTGGGTGAATTAGAAACTGAAAAAAGGATGTTATCTAATCTAAGGGCTCTAAGAGTTTGCTCTTTAGTTAAACCTCCTGTTCAAGAACTTAAAGTAgtactaaacaatattaaaatggcAGCTCAAAAACTAATAGACAAAATGTGCCCTTCAACTtcag aagaaACCGATGAAAAAGATGAAGATGAACAGTTATCATTATTACGTAGTATTGAAATTACTGCTACTGAATTTATAGATGCCATTCCCTTACCAAAACATGAAAATTTGCCTAGCGACTTGGAAGATAAAGACATTGCTGGGCCACCAGATAAGACTTAA